In Ochrobactrum sp. Marseille-Q0166, a single genomic region encodes these proteins:
- a CDS encoding succinylglutamate desuccinylase/aspartoacylase family protein — protein MKSEIIEFAGDVPGNAIELRVLRFAGKDSDAPTAYLQSSLHGGELPGQAALHFLVPMLKKASEEGRILGNITVVPQANPIGSNQWQAHQHLGRFEFFSAVNFNRAFPLLPDFDTSELPGPDAPVALAQRLKSTLLKLALENDIVLDLHCDDESESYVYIAKEFVEDMKDLAVALGSTAILAWDTTADAAFEEACAHPVLQLPADQRNMKRRAVTTVEFRGLSDVYADMGKGDAEGLYRFLVHRGVIVDESVKLALEYNGLVTPLENVEMLRAPEGGMVLYHVAPGDVVEAGAKLVTVVTRPGEPEGDITLTAPQAGRILTRRSLRYVRRGDDLLKLLGPKPSAVKKRAGALEA, from the coding sequence ATGAAATCCGAGATTATCGAGTTTGCCGGCGACGTACCGGGTAACGCCATTGAACTGCGTGTGCTGCGTTTTGCAGGCAAAGACAGCGATGCGCCGACCGCCTATCTGCAATCTTCGCTGCATGGTGGCGAATTGCCGGGACAGGCTGCTTTGCATTTTCTCGTTCCGATGCTGAAAAAAGCATCGGAAGAAGGCCGCATACTCGGCAATATCACGGTGGTACCGCAGGCAAATCCGATTGGCTCCAACCAGTGGCAGGCGCATCAGCATCTGGGCCGTTTCGAGTTTTTCTCGGCGGTCAATTTCAACCGTGCTTTCCCGCTTCTGCCGGACTTCGACACAAGTGAACTCCCCGGCCCGGATGCGCCTGTGGCCCTTGCGCAGCGTTTAAAGAGCACGCTTTTGAAGCTTGCTCTCGAAAATGATATCGTGCTTGATCTTCATTGCGATGATGAGAGCGAAAGCTATGTCTATATCGCCAAGGAATTCGTGGAAGACATGAAGGATCTGGCCGTGGCACTCGGCTCAACCGCGATCCTTGCTTGGGATACGACCGCGGATGCAGCTTTCGAGGAAGCCTGCGCACATCCTGTTCTGCAATTGCCTGCTGACCAGCGCAATATGAAGCGCCGCGCTGTGACCACGGTCGAGTTCCGTGGTTTGAGCGATGTCTATGCCGATATGGGCAAGGGTGACGCCGAAGGCCTTTACAGGTTCCTCGTTCATCGCGGTGTGATCGTCGACGAAAGCGTAAAGCTTGCTCTCGAATACAATGGTCTGGTGACACCACTTGAAAATGTCGAAATGCTGCGCGCGCCGGAAGGTGGCATGGTGCTTTATCATGTTGCTCCGGGCGATGTGGTGGAAGCGGGCGCGAAGCTCGTCACTGTGGTGACAAGACCGGGTGAGCCGGAAGGTGACATAACGCTCACTGCGCCGCAGGCTGGCCGTATCCTCACACGTCGTTCGTTGCGCTATGTCCGGCGGGGTGATGATCTGCTGAAGCTGCTTGGCCCAAAACCATCTGCAGTCAAGAAGCGCGCCGGTGCGTTAGAGGCATGA
- a CDS encoding EamA family transporter: MKPRDTATYIFLAIAWGLSFLVVLRVVEAFGWVGAVAFRSFIAAGTLFAIAKLSGRKLDFQAGWKPFAIVGATTVAGQLIGLSYGTPLIGTAMAAICVASIPLFSMVISQLWGLERITTRGLIGLLLGVTGIVLLVGFPAVAVTPEFIMGCIAVLFSCFSAAFGSNYASRRLSGTGSWETTIGAFVFGGILTLPLIVAIPVPTMPGLVDVVYLLISACVMSALTYVLYFRLVGNVGPTKAISVEFAVTVIAVLVGAVFLKEQLSLIQFVGAAVIIAGCALVLSSRPSLPKEAEAFPDAEATTEPAPSGLKSDRL; the protein is encoded by the coding sequence ATGAAGCCCAGAGACACCGCGACCTATATTTTTCTTGCTATCGCATGGGGACTATCGTTCCTCGTGGTGCTGCGTGTGGTCGAAGCCTTTGGCTGGGTTGGTGCGGTCGCCTTCCGCTCTTTCATTGCCGCAGGAACTCTTTTTGCGATTGCAAAACTATCCGGGCGCAAGCTTGATTTTCAAGCTGGCTGGAAACCTTTTGCCATTGTTGGTGCCACAACTGTCGCGGGCCAGCTGATCGGCCTTTCCTATGGCACACCACTGATCGGAACGGCGATGGCCGCAATCTGCGTTGCATCGATTCCGCTTTTCTCAATGGTTATCAGCCAGCTCTGGGGGCTTGAACGCATCACGACGCGCGGACTGATCGGCCTGTTGCTTGGCGTCACCGGTATTGTGTTGCTTGTTGGCTTCCCGGCTGTTGCCGTTACGCCTGAATTCATCATGGGTTGCATTGCGGTGCTTTTTTCCTGTTTCTCGGCAGCTTTCGGCAGCAATTACGCCAGCCGCCGCCTGTCCGGCACCGGCTCGTGGGAAACCACCATTGGCGCATTCGTGTTTGGCGGCATCCTGACTTTGCCGCTGATCGTTGCCATTCCTGTGCCGACCATGCCGGGACTGGTTGATGTTGTTTATCTGCTGATCTCTGCCTGCGTGATGAGCGCCCTCACCTATGTGCTTTATTTCAGACTGGTCGGAAATGTCGGACCTACAAAAGCGATCAGCGTCGAATTTGCGGTCACAGTGATTGCGGTTCTGGTTGGTGCGGTGTTCCTCAAAGAGCAGCTCTCCCTCATCCAGTTTGTCGGTGCTGCCGTCATCATCGCTGGCTGTGCGCTGGTGTTAAGCTCGCGCCCGTCGCTACCAAAAGAAGCTGAGGCTTTCCCGGACGCGGAAGCGACAACAGAACCAGCACCAAGTGGTCTCAAGTCCGATCGCCTCTGA
- the pgi gene encoding glucose-6-phosphate isomerase, whose product MARDAAKLEATVAKLKKHWAEAAPKDMRAAFKADPGRFERYSLSLDDLLFDWSKARVNDETVALLTELAQAADVEGRRAAMFAGEHINNTEDRAVLHVALRDTTSKEVLVDGHNVLPDVKEVLDRMAAFSDGIRSGSIKGATGKKITDIVNIGIGGSDLGPVMATIALSPYHDGPRAHYVSNIDGAHIADTLNVLDPATTLIIVASKTFTTIETMTNAQTARKWVADALGEDAVGAHFAAVSTALDKVAAFGIGEERVFGFWDWVGGRYSVWSAIGLPVMIAIGADNFRKFLAGAHSMDVHFRDAPLEKNLPIWLGLIGYWHRAICDYSSRAVIPYDQRLARVPAYLQQLDMESNGKSVTVDGKPVSGPTGPVVWGEPGTNGQHAFFQLLHQGTDTIPLEFIVAAKGHEKHLDHQHEMLLANCLAQSEALMKGRTLDEARAQLKAKNLPDAEVERIAPHRVFSGNRPSLTLVHDKLDPFAFGRLIALYEHRVFVEAQIFGINAFDQWGVELGKELATELLPVVSGAESAEGKDASTVGLVAHLHARRKA is encoded by the coding sequence ATGGCAAGAGACGCGGCGAAGCTGGAAGCAACGGTCGCAAAGCTGAAGAAGCACTGGGCGGAAGCAGCACCAAAAGACATGCGTGCGGCATTCAAAGCCGATCCTGGCCGTTTTGAGCGCTATTCGCTGTCGCTTGACGATCTGCTGTTTGACTGGTCGAAAGCCCGGGTCAATGACGAGACGGTTGCACTTCTGACCGAACTTGCGCAGGCGGCTGATGTTGAAGGCCGTCGTGCCGCCATGTTTGCAGGCGAACACATCAACAACACCGAAGATCGCGCTGTGCTGCATGTTGCCCTTCGCGACACCACGTCGAAGGAAGTGCTGGTTGATGGCCACAACGTGCTGCCCGACGTGAAGGAAGTTCTCGACCGCATGGCTGCCTTCTCTGATGGCATCCGTTCCGGTTCCATCAAGGGCGCGACCGGAAAGAAGATCACCGATATCGTCAATATCGGAATCGGCGGTTCCGATCTTGGTCCGGTCATGGCAACGATTGCGCTTTCACCCTATCATGACGGCCCGCGCGCCCATTATGTTTCGAACATCGATGGAGCGCACATTGCCGATACGCTCAACGTGCTTGATCCGGCAACGACGCTCATCATCGTAGCGTCGAAGACCTTCACCACCATCGAAACCATGACCAATGCGCAGACCGCACGCAAATGGGTTGCTGATGCACTGGGCGAAGACGCGGTAGGCGCACATTTTGCTGCCGTTTCAACCGCTCTTGATAAGGTCGCAGCCTTTGGCATTGGCGAAGAACGCGTTTTTGGCTTCTGGGATTGGGTTGGTGGCCGTTATTCAGTCTGGTCAGCGATTGGCTTGCCAGTGATGATCGCAATCGGCGCTGATAATTTCCGCAAATTCCTTGCGGGCGCGCATTCGATGGATGTGCATTTCCGCGACGCGCCGCTGGAAAAGAACCTGCCAATCTGGCTTGGCCTCATCGGCTATTGGCATCGCGCAATCTGCGATTATTCGAGCCGTGCTGTTATTCCATACGATCAGCGTCTGGCGCGTGTTCCGGCCTATCTCCAGCAACTCGATATGGAATCGAATGGCAAGAGTGTTACGGTTGACGGCAAGCCGGTTTCCGGTCCAACGGGTCCTGTTGTCTGGGGCGAACCCGGCACCAATGGTCAGCACGCCTTCTTCCAGCTTTTGCATCAGGGCACGGACACCATTCCGCTCGAATTCATCGTTGCGGCAAAGGGCCATGAAAAGCATCTCGATCATCAGCATGAAATGCTGCTCGCTAATTGCCTTGCGCAGTCGGAAGCCTTGATGAAGGGGCGCACGCTCGATGAAGCGCGTGCACAGTTGAAGGCCAAGAATCTGCCGGACGCAGAAGTTGAGCGCATTGCACCGCATCGCGTGTTCTCCGGCAACCGTCCGTCGCTGACACTGGTTCACGACAAGCTGGATCCGTTTGCATTTGGCCGCTTGATCGCTCTTTACGAACATCGCGTGTTCGTGGAAGCTCAGATTTTCGGCATCAATGCGTTTGACCAGTGGGGCGTGGAGCTTGGCAAGGAACTCGCAACCGAGCTTCTTCCGGTTGTTTCCGGTGCAGAATCCGCAGAAGGCAAAGACGCTTCGACGGTGGGTCTCGTTGCCCATTTGCATGCGCGCCGCAAAGCCTGA
- a CDS encoding long-chain fatty acid--CoA ligase has protein sequence MAKKATEAKPTSSKATKTMPASGKVWLKSYPKSVPHEIDLSKTTSIGDMISNACRHFADKPAFTCMGKDLSYKELDENSRALAAWLQSRGLVKGDRIAIMMPNILQYPVAIAAILRAGFVVVNVNPLYTPRELQHQLNDSGAQALIVLENFASTVQKSLASIHVPNIIVATMGDMHGLKGHIINLVVRKVKKLVPEWNIPGHVRFKDALAQGRGKSFNPVPVDSSDLAFLQYTGGTTGVSKGAMLSHRNILANVEQMQLWMDVAFQNKGKPKELNFVCALPLYHIFALTVNAMIGIKLGARNILIPNPRDIPAFTKELQKYPFHIFPGLNTLFNALMNNEDFKALNFKPLVLTLGGGMAVQRPIAERWQEMTGCHITEGYGLSETSPVASANPLDATEFSGTIGLPMPSTDFTIRDDDGKDLPLGEVGEICVRGPQVMMGYWNRPDETERAIMADGFFRTGDMGFMDESGFTKIVDRKKDMILVSGFNVYPNEIEEVAAEHPGIVESAAVGVPNEHSGEVVKLYVVRRDPNLTEEDVKSFCAQRLTNYKRPREVEFRHALPKTNVGKILRRELRD, from the coding sequence ATGGCAAAAAAAGCAACCGAAGCGAAACCCACGTCGAGCAAGGCAACGAAAACAATGCCTGCATCAGGCAAGGTCTGGCTGAAATCCTATCCGAAAAGCGTTCCACACGAAATCGATCTGAGTAAAACGACTTCTATTGGCGACATGATTTCGAATGCGTGCCGCCACTTTGCCGACAAACCGGCCTTCACCTGTATGGGTAAGGATCTGTCCTACAAAGAACTCGATGAAAACTCACGCGCACTCGCTGCATGGCTGCAATCGCGGGGACTGGTCAAAGGTGATCGCATTGCGATCATGATGCCGAATATTCTGCAATACCCTGTGGCAATTGCCGCAATCCTGCGCGCAGGCTTCGTGGTCGTCAACGTAAACCCGCTCTACACACCGCGCGAACTTCAGCATCAATTGAATGATTCAGGCGCGCAGGCGCTTATCGTGCTGGAAAACTTTGCATCGACTGTGCAAAAGTCTCTGGCATCCATTCATGTGCCCAACATCATCGTTGCAACGATGGGCGATATGCATGGCCTTAAAGGTCACATCATCAATCTGGTGGTGCGCAAGGTGAAAAAACTTGTACCGGAATGGAATATTCCCGGGCATGTGCGTTTTAAAGATGCGTTGGCGCAAGGCCGCGGAAAGTCATTTAATCCCGTACCAGTTGACAGTTCCGATCTCGCTTTTCTGCAATATACCGGCGGCACGACAGGTGTTTCCAAAGGCGCCATGCTGAGCCATAGAAATATTCTGGCCAATGTCGAGCAAATGCAGCTTTGGATGGATGTCGCCTTCCAGAACAAAGGCAAGCCGAAGGAACTCAACTTCGTCTGCGCTTTGCCGCTCTATCATATTTTTGCGCTGACCGTAAATGCAATGATCGGCATAAAGCTTGGCGCACGCAATATACTCATACCGAATCCGCGTGACATTCCGGCCTTTACAAAAGAGCTGCAAAAATATCCGTTCCATATTTTTCCGGGTCTCAACACATTGTTCAACGCCCTGATGAACAACGAAGATTTCAAGGCACTGAACTTCAAGCCGCTGGTGCTGACGCTTGGAGGCGGCATGGCAGTGCAGCGTCCGATTGCCGAACGCTGGCAGGAAATGACGGGCTGCCACATCACCGAAGGCTATGGTCTCTCCGAAACGTCACCCGTCGCCTCCGCCAATCCTCTCGATGCGACGGAGTTCAGCGGTACGATTGGGCTCCCCATGCCCTCAACGGATTTTACCATCCGTGATGACGACGGCAAAGACCTGCCATTGGGCGAAGTCGGTGAAATCTGTGTGCGAGGTCCGCAGGTCATGATGGGCTACTGGAACCGCCCCGATGAAACCGAACGCGCCATTATGGCCGATGGCTTCTTTCGCACCGGCGACATGGGCTTTATGGATGAAAGCGGCTTCACCAAGATTGTTGACCGCAAGAAGGACATGATCCTCGTTTCCGGTTTCAACGTCTACCCGAATGAAATTGAGGAAGTGGCAGCAGAGCATCCGGGCATTGTGGAATCGGCGGCGGTCGGCGTTCCCAATGAACATTCTGGCGAAGTGGTGAAGCTTTACGTCGTGCGCCGCGATCCGAACCTGACGGAAGAAGACGTCAAATCCTTCTGTGCACAGCGCCTGACCAATTATAAGCGCCCACGTGAAGTGGAGTTCCGCCATGCTTTGCCGAAAACCAATGTCGGCAAGATTCTTCGCCGCGAGTTACGTGACTAA
- a CDS encoding NAD(P)-dependent oxidoreductase, producing the protein MRSMRSAENSPIDAIDNPGHANGPDIHGSRLDKADYAHVFDDLHPPLNKHEALVESDRCYYCYDAPCMNACPTSIDIPRFIRQINTGNAIGAAKTILSENILGGMCARVCPTETLCEEVCVRETSEGKPVKIGQLQRYATDVLMETGNHPFKRAPDTGKHIAIVGAGPAGLSAAHRLAMLGSRVTIFEARPKGGGLNEYGIAAYKTVNNFAQRELEFVLKIGAINIEYNQTLGQDITIEALKAGFDAVFLGMGMPGVNDLGLVGEDAPNVIDAVDYIANLRQAKDLSSLPVGRNVVVIGGGMTAVDVAIQTKKLGAENVTIVYRRGQESMNASAYEQELAQIHGVVIRHWLQPHALERSEDGTVNAVVFEYTNADSGKLSGTGEYLILEADQVFKAIGQKFEPEPIAGSGIGLSKGRISVDDERRTSVEGIWAGGDCVAGGQDLTVASVEDGKVAAESIHATLTKRPEAIEGFADAVLSGGALHAPNPSAHRDRSVPLGQEQG; encoded by the coding sequence ATGCGATCTATGAGATCAGCAGAGAATTCGCCTATTGATGCAATTGATAATCCGGGACACGCGAACGGGCCTGATATTCACGGCTCGCGGTTGGATAAGGCCGACTATGCGCATGTTTTCGATGATCTGCATCCGCCGCTGAACAAGCATGAAGCCCTCGTTGAATCTGACCGCTGCTATTATTGCTATGATGCGCCTTGCATGAATGCGTGTCCGACCAGCATCGATATTCCGCGTTTCATTCGCCAGATTAACACTGGCAATGCCATTGGTGCGGCGAAGACCATTCTTTCAGAGAACATTCTGGGTGGCATGTGCGCCCGCGTCTGTCCGACCGAAACGCTCTGCGAAGAAGTCTGTGTTCGCGAGACTTCGGAAGGCAAGCCGGTCAAAATTGGCCAATTGCAGCGCTATGCCACTGATGTTCTGATGGAAACCGGCAATCATCCATTCAAGCGCGCGCCCGACACAGGCAAGCATATCGCGATTGTTGGCGCAGGTCCGGCAGGTCTTTCCGCGGCGCACCGCCTTGCGATGCTTGGGTCTAGGGTGACGATATTTGAAGCGCGACCCAAGGGCGGCGGTCTGAATGAATATGGTATTGCCGCCTATAAGACAGTCAATAATTTCGCCCAGCGCGAATTGGAATTCGTGCTGAAAATCGGTGCCATCAATATCGAATATAACCAGACGCTCGGTCAGGACATCACGATTGAAGCGCTGAAGGCGGGCTTTGATGCCGTTTTCCTCGGCATGGGGATGCCGGGCGTCAATGATCTCGGACTTGTGGGCGAAGATGCGCCCAATGTGATTGATGCGGTGGATTACATTGCAAATCTGCGTCAGGCAAAAGATCTTTCCTCTCTGCCCGTTGGCCGCAATGTGGTGGTTATCGGTGGCGGCATGACCGCAGTGGACGTTGCCATTCAGACCAAGAAGCTCGGCGCTGAAAACGTGACAATCGTTTATCGTCGCGGTCAGGAAAGCATGAACGCCAGCGCCTATGAGCAGGAACTGGCACAGATTCACGGTGTGGTTATCCGCCACTGGTTGCAGCCACACGCCTTAGAGCGCAGCGAAGACGGCACCGTCAATGCCGTTGTGTTTGAATATACCAATGCCGATAGCGGCAAGCTTTCCGGCACTGGCGAATATCTCATTCTCGAAGCCGATCAGGTATTCAAGGCTATTGGTCAGAAGTTTGAACCAGAGCCAATTGCAGGCTCAGGCATTGGACTCTCCAAAGGGCGCATCAGCGTCGATGATGAGCGTCGCACATCCGTTGAAGGGATTTGGGCGGGGGGCGACTGCGTTGCAGGTGGTCAGGATCTGACCGTTGCATCGGTGGAAGACGGCAAAGTTGCTGCCGAATCTATCCACGCGACGCTGACAAAACGTCCCGAAGCAATTGAAGGTTTTGCCGATGCGGTGCTCTCCGGCGGCGCGCTTCATGCGCCCAACCCGTCGGCTCACCGTGACCGCAGTGTGCCTTTGGGCCAGGAACAGGGCTGA
- a CDS encoding TetR family transcriptional regulator gives MRRTKAEAAETRDAILTAAERVFLDRGLTQSTLTQIASQAGVTRGAIYFHFQDKRDIFQAIINRTCFPHEEIMRHAAECDHPNPLYVLEQSIITALEHFIANERQQNVFTIIHQRCEYVGEIAPVVDHIREARGNVLSLFTGLLEVAERRNELSNEWTSISAAQILLAVLGGLLNEWLRSERDFDLVGDGGKAIGTLIRSMRRDS, from the coding sequence ATGCGAAGGACGAAGGCCGAGGCCGCAGAAACGAGAGATGCTATTTTAACTGCTGCTGAACGGGTATTTCTTGACCGCGGACTGACCCAATCAACTTTGACACAAATCGCATCTCAGGCAGGCGTAACCCGCGGCGCCATTTATTTCCATTTTCAAGATAAACGCGACATATTTCAAGCAATTATCAACCGTACATGTTTTCCGCATGAAGAAATCATGCGCCATGCAGCCGAATGTGACCACCCTAACCCGCTTTATGTACTTGAGCAATCAATCATAACTGCGCTTGAGCATTTCATAGCCAATGAACGGCAGCAGAACGTCTTCACGATTATTCACCAGCGTTGTGAATATGTTGGTGAGATTGCCCCGGTCGTCGACCATATCCGGGAGGCGCGTGGAAATGTATTATCGCTCTTCACAGGCTTGCTTGAGGTTGCAGAGCGGCGCAACGAGCTGTCAAATGAATGGACATCCATTTCTGCTGCACAAATTTTGCTCGCCGTGCTGGGTGGCCTGCTCAATGAATGGCTCCGAAGCGAGCGGGACTTCGATCTTGTCGGTGATGGTGGTAAAGCAATCGGAACCTTGATCCGGTCCATGCGGCGCGACAGTTGA
- a CDS encoding HAD family hydrolase yields MSALPSSEKLKSIRAILFDKDGTLIDFDRTWFTVSWSLAQRSANGDEHRARSLLDAGGYDWEASRFRANSVIAAGTVEDIVQLWYPDIDEAGFQAKIAEFDSYTVAEGARSAVAIEGLRETLETLREMGFILGIATNDSEAGAHATAKALGIDHFFDVVIGYDTAARPKPYADPLLYFAEKIGLEPGAIAMVGDNLHDLETAQAAKAGLGVGVLSGNSPREALEPHADVVLESIADLPALFK; encoded by the coding sequence ATGAGTGCATTACCTTCCTCAGAAAAGTTGAAATCAATCCGTGCCATCCTGTTTGACAAGGATGGCACGTTAATCGATTTCGATCGCACATGGTTTACCGTGTCATGGAGCCTTGCACAGCGAAGCGCCAATGGCGACGAACATCGTGCAAGATCGCTGCTCGACGCCGGTGGCTATGACTGGGAAGCGTCGCGTTTTCGCGCCAATTCAGTGATTGCAGCCGGTACGGTCGAAGACATTGTGCAGCTCTGGTATCCCGACATTGACGAAGCTGGTTTCCAAGCCAAGATAGCCGAATTTGACAGCTATACGGTTGCCGAAGGTGCGCGTTCTGCGGTGGCGATTGAAGGCCTGCGGGAGACCTTGGAGACCCTTCGCGAGATGGGCTTCATCCTTGGCATTGCCACCAATGATTCAGAAGCCGGCGCCCATGCGACTGCAAAGGCACTGGGTATTGACCATTTCTTTGATGTCGTAATCGGCTATGATACGGCGGCACGGCCCAAACCATATGCTGACCCGCTGCTTTACTTTGCTGAAAAGATCGGCCTTGAACCTGGCGCAATTGCCATGGTCGGCGATAATCTCCACGATCTTGAAACGGCACAGGCGGCAAAAGCGGGTCTTGGTGTTGGCGTCTTATCCGGCAACAGCCCACGCGAAGCGCTGGAGCCGCATGCCGATGTGGTGCTTGAATCCATTGCAGACTTGCCAGCTTTGTTTAAATAA
- a CDS encoding carbon monoxide dehydrogenase subunit G, protein MDLVGEERISAPRQAVWDALNDIETLKSCIPGCEDLERVSETEIRAALKVSLGVIKVRFHGMLELSNMNPPASYTISGRGEGSIAGFAHGDTDVTLTEDNNDTILSYVIRGDAGGKIAQLGSKLLGSVARKIADRFFANIGTAAAQKAAQNAAAKTA, encoded by the coding sequence ATGGACCTCGTCGGAGAAGAAAGAATCAGCGCACCCCGGCAGGCCGTCTGGGACGCACTCAATGACATCGAAACGTTGAAAAGCTGTATTCCCGGCTGCGAAGATCTCGAACGTGTCTCTGAAACAGAAATTCGAGCGGCGCTGAAAGTCAGCCTCGGCGTTATCAAAGTCCGTTTCCACGGAATGCTCGAACTCTCCAACATGAACCCACCGGCTTCCTACACGATTTCCGGGCGCGGCGAAGGGTCGATTGCAGGATTTGCGCATGGCGATACCGACGTTACTCTGACGGAAGACAATAACGATACGATCCTCAGCTATGTGATCCGTGGCGATGCCGGGGGCAAGATCGCCCAGCTTGGGTCGAAGCTTCTCGGTTCTGTCGCCCGCAAGATTGCAGACCGCTTCTTTGCCAACATTGGTACTGCGGCAGCACAAAAAGCGGCACAAAATGCCGCTGCAAAAACGGCATAA
- a CDS encoding efflux RND transporter periplasmic adaptor subunit, giving the protein MTMTSSIRIFAASAAFFILAGQSALAQAPGGATPPPPPVTVTEIKVENVEVPYEYAARVSAYRDVQVRARVGGILLHRNFVEGTEVKAGDLLFEIDPAPYEAEVARAQAQVAQAEATYQQSIRDAERAEQLVQQKVQSTAVRDTALATRDLNKAAVAAAKAQLRTAELNLSYTKVTAPISGITSLEQVSEGSLIGTDASSSLLTSITQINPVYVNFSFTDSEAAEIRKLREARGATGQDADRLRIKILFGDGQAYDKEGVIDFTSSSLDTETGTLGARAVVDNPDQRLIPGQFVRAAILGVTIDNAILVPKAALMQSPQGQFVYVVNKDNVAEVRPIKIARELADDWLVSEGLQAGDRIITEGVIKAAPGKTVQPVEAKAATEAGAKTDKEQAADKQ; this is encoded by the coding sequence ATGACCATGACCAGTTCCATCCGGATTTTTGCGGCGAGTGCCGCATTTTTCATTCTTGCAGGGCAATCTGCCCTCGCGCAGGCCCCCGGAGGTGCTACGCCGCCACCGCCGCCAGTGACCGTTACGGAGATTAAAGTTGAGAATGTGGAAGTACCGTATGAATATGCGGCACGAGTCAGCGCCTACCGCGATGTTCAGGTACGTGCGCGTGTTGGGGGCATTCTCCTGCATCGCAATTTCGTAGAAGGCACGGAAGTCAAAGCCGGCGACTTGCTGTTCGAAATTGATCCTGCACCTTATGAGGCGGAAGTCGCCCGCGCCCAGGCGCAGGTTGCGCAGGCTGAAGCGACCTATCAACAATCGATCCGCGATGCAGAACGTGCTGAACAGCTTGTCCAACAAAAGGTGCAAAGCACAGCGGTTCGTGACACGGCTCTGGCGACACGTGATTTGAACAAGGCGGCGGTTGCGGCTGCCAAAGCACAATTACGCACCGCAGAGCTTAACCTCAGCTATACCAAAGTAACGGCGCCGATCAGTGGTATCACCAGCCTCGAACAGGTTTCCGAAGGCAGCCTTATCGGAACGGATGCTTCATCGAGCTTGCTGACGTCAATCACCCAGATCAATCCGGTTTACGTGAATTTTTCCTTCACCGACTCCGAAGCTGCGGAAATCCGCAAGCTGCGTGAGGCGCGCGGTGCCACCGGGCAGGATGCTGATCGTCTGCGTATCAAGATCCTGTTCGGCGATGGTCAGGCTTACGACAAGGAAGGTGTCATCGACTTCACGTCTTCCTCGCTTGATACCGAAACCGGAACACTCGGCGCACGTGCGGTCGTTGACAACCCGGATCAGCGCCTGATCCCGGGCCAGTTCGTACGCGCAGCTATTCTGGGTGTTACGATTGACAACGCAATTCTCGTCCCAAAAGCGGCCCTTATGCAGAGCCCGCAGGGTCAGTTCGTTTATGTGGTCAACAAGGACAATGTTGCGGAAGTTCGTCCGATCAAGATCGCGCGTGAGCTTGCGGATGATTGGCTGGTCAGTGAAGGCTTGCAGGCAGGCGATCGCATCATCACCGAAGGCGTGATCAAGGCTGCACCGGGCAAGACGGTCCAGCCCGTTGAAGCGAAAGCTGCAACCGAAGCTGGCGCAAAGACCGATAAAGAACAGGCGGCAGACAAGCAATGA